In one window of Agrobacterium larrymoorei DNA:
- the moaB gene encoding molybdenum cofactor biosynthesis protein B has product MSEGRQFIPVGIAVLTVSDTRSLADDKSGATLVARIEEAGHRLVDRAIVPDDRDAIRDKVHGWTLSDEIDVVITTGGTGFTGRDVTPEALEPLFEKRMDGFSEVFHRISYDKIGTSTIQSRATAGLANSTFIFVLPGSPGACKDAWDGILKGQLDYRHMPCNFVEIMPRLDEHLRRNKG; this is encoded by the coding sequence ATGAGCGAAGGCAGACAATTTATCCCGGTCGGCATTGCCGTTCTCACTGTTTCGGACACGCGCAGCCTTGCCGACGATAAATCCGGCGCGACGCTGGTCGCCCGGATCGAAGAGGCGGGCCATCGCCTCGTGGACCGTGCCATCGTGCCGGATGACCGCGATGCGATCCGCGACAAGGTGCATGGCTGGACCCTTTCCGATGAAATCGATGTGGTCATCACCACGGGTGGCACCGGCTTCACGGGTCGCGACGTTACGCCCGAGGCTCTGGAACCCCTGTTCGAAAAGCGCATGGATGGCTTCTCGGAAGTCTTCCACCGCATCTCCTATGACAAGATCGGAACCTCTACGATCCAGTCCCGCGCAACGGCGGGCCTTGCCAATTCGACTTTCATCTTCGTCCTGCCCGGCTCCCCCGGCGCCTGCAAGGATGCCTGGGATGGCATTCTGAAAGGCCAGCTGGATTACCGGCATATGCCTTGCAATTTCGTGGAAATCATGCCGCGTCTGGATGAGCACCTGCGCCGCAACAAAGGCTAA
- a CDS encoding glycosyl transferase, with the protein MLTVIMESRNHESELAHTLSALVSGAVEGLVSDVIILDHASQDGSARVAEAAGCRFHESWNVSEIIESARGDWLLLVEPGSRPQGGWIEEILEYVALNRSPAQFAPSRHYRPSLLTRLFHRGPALEYGLLLRKQDALNLANSGLALDDFPKSQKPRRLGAELIPASVLKAAR; encoded by the coding sequence ATGCTGACAGTCATCATGGAAAGCCGAAATCACGAATCGGAACTCGCGCACACGCTGTCTGCGCTGGTCTCGGGCGCGGTGGAAGGTTTGGTCAGCGATGTCATCATTCTCGACCATGCATCGCAGGATGGTTCGGCCCGTGTAGCGGAGGCGGCGGGTTGCCGTTTTCATGAAAGCTGGAATGTGAGCGAGATCATCGAATCGGCACGCGGCGACTGGCTTTTGCTGGTCGAACCCGGCAGCCGCCCGCAGGGCGGTTGGATCGAAGAAATTCTGGAATATGTGGCGCTGAACAGGAGCCCGGCGCAATTTGCGCCTTCGCGGCATTACAGGCCGTCGCTGCTCACGCGTCTTTTTCACCGCGGACCTGCGCTCGAATATGGGCTGCTATTGCGCAAGCAGGATGCGCTCAATCTTGCGAATTCCGGCCTTGCGCTCGATGATTTTCCGAAGTCGCAGAAGCCACGCAGGCTCGGGGCGGAGCTTATTCCGGCCTCTGTGCTGAAGGCTGCTCGCTGA